A section of the Crassostrea angulata isolate pt1a10 unplaced genomic scaffold, ASM2561291v2 HiC_scaffold_195, whole genome shotgun sequence genome encodes:
- the LOC128169735 gene encoding scavenger receptor class F member 1-like: MRNSSGDWKQFRFRQFYLDVSNVSILQTTTSQRNRCYNDKTKYPDLPPNIIDIPCEQTTRYVIVETTYDAPEDDPTTGAILEICEIEVYGCVATCRNNVCDGFGNCYNGCVDGYWGPACELQCPANCEELTCYRTTGNCISCKSGYWEKGCSSRCPIHCFERVCDKTNGSCTRGCASGLYGDMCNRPCSLGCVGGTCDKQSATCANGCV; the protein is encoded by the exons ATGA GGAACAGTAGTGGTGACTGGAAACAGTTTCGGTTTAGACAGTTCTACCTAGATGTATCGAATGTATCAATATTACAAACAACAACGTCACAGAGAAATCGCTGTTACaatgacaaaacaaaataccCAGACTTACCCCCAAACATAATAGACATACCTTGTGAACAGACGACTAGATACGTCATTGTGGAGACAACGTACGACGCTCCTGAAGATGATCCTACTACCGGGGCTATCCTCGAAATCTGTGAAATAGAAGTTTATG gATGTGTGGCAACTTGCAGAAATAATGTATGTGATGGTTTTGGAAACTGTTACAATGGCTGTGTAGACGGATACTGGGGACCAGCATGTGAATTGCAATGTCCTGCAAATTGTGAGGAACTGACCTGTTACCGTACAACTGGAAATTGTATCAGCTGTAAGTCTGGTTACTGGGAAAAAGGATGCAGTTCACGATGTCCAATACATTGTTTCGAAAGAGTTTGTGACAAAACCAATGGTAGCTGTACACGGGGATGTGCATCGGGACTGTATGGAGACATGTGTAATAGACCATGCAGTCTTGGGTGTGTAGGAGGGACATGCGACAAACAAAGTGCAACCTGTGCTAATGGATGTGTGC